The genomic segment TTTTCCTGAGCGCTAGTCTCTGGGATATGTCTCCATAATCAATGCCATGGTTCTGTATAGACAAAGAAAGGGAATTTACAAAGTGgtatactaattattattataatactgcAAATATATCAAGTGCTTACCTTCACTGGGAGGTTCCATGCCAAATAGACATTAGATTTGTATTGGTCCATCCAGACTTCTGCCACCCGAAGTGCATTGCGTCTAGTGTGAAAGGCGATGTTACTGTGGTAGGGCTTTTTTGTTCTAGCAATATGGGCCACTCTGGAACAAGGCAGAACCTCCATGCTTCCCCCACACAGCCAAACCTGGGATTTGAAAATACACATACACCTATCAAACTTCAGTTCTGGCAATATTTTAGAAGAGAATTCAAATGAAGGCTCTGTGCACTGAGCGCAGGGAGGCTCAGTTATGAATGCTCTACTTTAGCGGAGGGATGTGGGTGGCATACTAACCCTGATTCCCAGCTCTATATTTTCGCCTCCATACACGTCCATCCCTGCGTCCAGTAGGCCCAACTCCCCAAAGTATTCCCGGTTTACCACAAAAGAGCAGCCTATCATTGCAGGCGTCCTAAAATAcagattttacattttcacaaGTTTCCTCTGTGATATactgaataattaatgaaaaaataatgagtgtcaatattgaaaaaataattattaatagctgaaaataatttaatatattgaaattagtggcactgtaaaatatatattttaactaaataatgtattttacttttatattttatatatgtttttatgttgAAACTGTACTGTACACTTTGCATCAagcaacattttaacatttcatagATTTCATAgatttaaattgaaatgttttctcagttttctttttttttcataaccatGCAAATGGTCATAGTGCAGTGCACAGCAATGCCAAATGTGCACAGTGTGAAACAATGCTGTGCTAGAATATTATGGAGAGTTGTTTAGCAACACAAAACCAATCACAAACCAAACAATGCCAACatcattaaatatgaatatacttTACTGTACAGTCGCATACACTTTCAGTGAACTCTAGCTTCAGCCTTTgagtgaaacatttaaaaatgatccTGTGTATTTCCCTCCAATTCTTTTTTGTATGTTTCAGAGGATCGAAGACAACCAGATCAGATACACAGGTCCTTCTCAGAATATTAGCATATTGATAAAagctcattattttccataatgtaatgataaaaattaaactttcatatattttagattcattttacaccaacttatgtttcaggtcttttattgttttaatactgatgattttggcacacagctcatgaaaacccaaaattctcaaaaaattagcatatcatgaaaaggttctctaaacgagctattaacctaatcatctgaatcaactaattaactctaaacacctgcaaaagattcctgaggcttttaaaatctcccagcctggttcattactcaaaaccgcaatcatgggtaagactgccgacctgactgctgtccagaaggctaTCATTGACACCcccaagcgagagggtaagacacagaaagacatttctgaatgaataggctgttcccagagtgctgtatcaaggcacctcagtgggaagtctgtgggaaggaaaaagtgtggcaaaaaacgctgcacaacgagaagaggtgaccggaccctgaggaagattgtggagaaggactgattccagaccttggggaacCTGCGGAAGCaatggactgagtctggagtagaaacatccagagccaacgtgcacaggcgtgtgcaggaaatgggctacagagaagcagcacttgactgttgctcagtggtccaaagtactttttgcaaattttgcatgtcattcggaaatcaaggtgccagagtctggaggaagactggggagaaagaaatgccaaaatgcctgaagtccagtgtcaaggacccacagtcagtgatggtctggggtgccatgtcagctgctggtgttggtccactgtgttttatcaagggcagggtcaatgcagctagctatcaggagattttggagcacttcatgcttccatctgctgaaaagctttatgaagatgaagattttgtttttcagcacgacctggcacctactcacagtgccaaaaccactggtaaatggtttactgaccatggtattattgtgatcaattggcctgccaactctcctgacctgaaccccatagagaatctgtgggatattgtgaagagaaagttgagagacgcaagacccaacactctggatgagcttaaggccgctatcgaagcatcctgggcctccgtaacacctcagcagtgccacaggctgattgcctccatgccacgccacattgaagcagtcatttctgcaaaaggattcccgaccaagtattgagtgcataactgaacataattatttgaaggttgacttttttgtatataaaacacttttcttttattggttgaaatatgcaaattttttgagattttgggtttttcatgagctgtgtgccaaaatcatcagtattaaaacaataaaagacctgaaatatttcatttggtgtgcaatgaatctaaaatatatgaaagtttaatttttatcattacattatggaaaataatgaacttttatcacaatatgctcatttttttagaaggacctgtataatgTGACAATCAAATCCTGCTATAAAGAGGGTCTCTCTGTGTGCTGTACATATCCTATCAGTGTTATGAACcttgtaaatatgtatatatttgtggcTTATGTTAAAGTTCACAAGTAGAGTGTGAAATCTTGGCTACCCAAAGtgaatgaaaaacattaaaacccgGAACTGCTTTCAGAATGGATGAAGGTTCAGTAGGATCCTACCTGATAGGTGCAGAAGTGTCTCCTTCATCCCACCACTGTTTCGGTGGGCTGATATACATACACCACAGCTCCCAGTTAAAGCCGTGGCCTGAGTTTTCATAGCGTTCCAGCTCAAACGTCTCGTCTTTAATGTTATCTATGGAGGGCAGTATGATCCTCTTGTGGTTCTCCTTGATTCTAGACAAAACTGGTTCAGCCCTGACAAGGGGATGTAGAGGTTAGATTTCATTATACAATCAATCCTAGCTGTATTGCACAGTGCTAATAACACTACTTCAGCTCTGCTGTGGTGCTAAAGCTAATCCTGGCTTGTGAATCTTTAGGCTAGTTTCTCACCtcataaatactaaatactttaATTAAACTTTATACATGCTAGTTTCCTTGAAAGTGttcaagatatatatttttattaatactggAGCTGCCAGTTTGCTAAGTTTCAAATCTTAATCAAAGTTTTCAGTCACTCCTTCAACTAGACTATATCCGTGGACttatgtagggaatagtgaatgaggttATAATGGGCGATTACAAACGATTACAGGTGTATACAGTCATGCACCTCGACTGAACACTTGTGATAAGATCACTGAAAATGCATCTTAATACCATCAACAGAgccaaaaacattaattttgccatgaTTTTCACTCATTTAAGCTTATTGCTATCATTGTTTTTGACCCATGTCATCTTGTATTCTAATACATAGGCTTTTATGAtaccacaattaaaaaaa from the Carassius gibelio isolate Cgi1373 ecotype wild population from Czech Republic chromosome A15, carGib1.2-hapl.c, whole genome shotgun sequence genome contains:
- the LOC128029335 gene encoding polypeptide N-acetylgalactosaminyltransferase 17-like isoform X3, encoding MRAEPVLSRIKENHKRIILPSIDNIKDETFELERYENSGHGFNWELWCMYISPPKQWWDEGDTSAPIRTPAMIGCSFVVNREYFGELGLLDAGMDVYGGENIELGIRVWLCGGSMEVLPCSRVAHIARTKKPYHSNIAFHTRRNALRVAEVWMDQYKSNVYLAWNLPVKNHGIDYGDISQRLALRKRLQCKSFEWYLDNIYPEMRRYNNTLFYGEIRNTNVTHLCVDQGVKENHTAALHPCHGWGPQLGRYTKEGYLFLGPLGSTGEDTRCVVDDKISGYPQLLNCEKVSSVRQKTWHFAQNKAIINRATGRCLEVVPANVYFGYALVLRPCTGQKWTVKNLMKRD